One window from the genome of Scatophagus argus isolate fScaArg1 chromosome 13, fScaArg1.pri, whole genome shotgun sequence encodes:
- the tada1 gene encoding transcriptional adapter 1 translates to MMTPLLGLMNVMAAHASELEIAKKNLTEAIGDNIKHYWANLKLWFKQKISKEEFDIEARRLLTQENVHVHNDFLLAILTRCQIIVSTPEGAGPLQWQGSLASKPGKPKVKKKCSSRQKFDHRFQPQNPLSAAQPFSPREVGGEEEELRLSAHTLLLPTRGQLEARMMVTAFELGLDNITDEAVSTMIYAVEHHLKDVLTAVITRRKAYRLRDGHFPYAFGSDVTPQPYLKNSLAAYHSVTECPPPSASLPAGPPPQVSPDEAEQQAVHLLACSADMLPASLPPISMFDLLEALQVHHGVMPSHTMYALNMERILSRLWHPSHEELEQDHVHRQRLAAKDGVLVS, encoded by the exons ATGATGACGCCATTGTTAGGCTTAATGAACGTCATGGCAGCTCATGCTAGCGAACTTGAGATTGCAAAGAAAAATTTAACTGAGGCAATTGGCGATAATATCAAGCA TTACTGGGCAAACCTGAAGTTATGGTTCAAACAAAAGATCAGCAAGGAGGAGTTTGACATTGAGGCACGTCGTCTGTTGACACAGGAGAATG TCCATGTTCACAATGACTTTCTCCTGGCCATTCTCACACGCTGCCAGATCATCGTCTCCACACCAG AGGGCGCAGGGCCATTACAGTGGCAAGGTAGCTTGGCTTCAAAGCCTGGAAAACCaaaagtgaagaagaaatgtTCCTCTAGACAGAAGTTTGAT CATCGTTTCCAGCCTCAGAACCCTCTGAGCGCCGCCCAGCCTTTCAGCCCACGGGAGgtgggaggtgaggaggaggagctgcgCCTCAGTGcccacactctgctgctgcccACGCGTGGCCAACTGGAGGCCCGTATGATGGTGACGGCCTTTGAGCTGGGTCTGGATAACATCACAGACGAGGCTGTCAGCACCATGATCTATGCTGTCGAG CACCACTTGAAAGACGTCCTGACTGCTGTAATTACCCGGAGGAAAGCATACCGGTTACGAGATGGTCATTTCCCATATGCCTTTGGCAGCGATGTCACACCGCAGCCttatctgaaaaacagccttgCTGCTTACCACAGTGTCACTGAATG tCCCCCTCCAAGTGCTTCCCTGCCTGCAGGCCCACCACCTCAGGTGTCACCTGATGAGGCTGAGCAGCAGGCTGTTCACTTATTGGCTTGTTCTGCTGACATGCTCCCCGCATCGCTCCCTCCAATCAGCATGTTTGATCTCCTGGAAGCTTTACAG GTTCACCACGGGGTGATGCCCTCCCACACTATGTATGCCCTGAACATGGAGCGCATCCTGTCCCGGCTTTGGCACCCCAGCCACGAAGAACTAGAGCAGGACCACGTACACCGGCAGCGCCTCGCTGCGAAAGACGGCGTGCTTGTCAGCTGA
- the LOC124068941 gene encoding transcription factor AP-1-like, with the protein MSRKMEATFYDEAVNASNSQHDGTTVYGFNPKTLKQTMTLNLNDPKNFKPQLSSKALDILTSPDVGLLKLASPELERLIIQSCSGLTTPTPTQFVCPKNITDEQEGFAEGFVRALAELHYHQQAPAVHPDAQAGATNSMASGSAASESGGIPYSCTVRTDPPEYTNLGTFSRAVGSASAPANERHPHMTFPATSQPSHNHMDPQLAAAQHPRLHALKEEPQTVPEMSGDTPPLSPIDMENQERIKAERKRMRNRVAASKCRKRKLERISRLEDRVKNLKSQNTELVSSANVLRDELALLKQKVMDHVNSGCQLILTQQLQAF; encoded by the coding sequence ATGTCCAGAAAAATGGAAGCGACCTTCTACGACGAAGCCGTGAATGCTTCAAACTCTCAGCACGACGGGACGACAGTGTATGGGTTCAACCCTAAAACTCTCAAACAGACCATGACTCTGAACTTGAACGACCCGAAAAACTTCAAACCCCAGCTGAGCTCCAAGGCCCTGGACATCCTGACGTCCCCTGATGTCGGGTTGCTGAAACTGGCCTCGCCTGAACTGGAGAGGTTGATTATCCAGTCCTGCAGCGGGCTGACGACTCCCACTCCGACCCAGTTCGTCTGTCCCAAGAACATCACCGACGAGCAGGAGGGGTTTGCCGAAGGCTTTGTAAGGGCGCTGGCTGAGCTCCACTACCATCAGCAGGCACCCGCCGTTCACCCTGACGCACAGGCCGGTGCGACCAACAGCATGGCATCCGGCTCTGCTGCATCCGAGAGCGGCGGGATTCCCTACAGCTGCACGGTGCGCACCGACCCACCGGAGTACACAAACTTGGGCACTTTCAGCCGGGCTGTGGGTTCTGCCTCTGCACCTGCCAACGAAAGGCATCCCCATATGACTTTCCCTGCCACCTCACAGCCGTCCCACAACCACATGGACCCCCAGCTGGCGGCTGCGCAGCACCCGCGGCTACACGCGCTCAAAGAGGAGCCACAGACTGTGCCCGAGATGTCCGGCGACACCCCGCCGCTCTCCCCCATCGACATGGAGAACCAGGAGCGCATCAAAGCGGAGAGGAAGCGCATGAGGAACAGAGTAGCTGCGTCCAAATGCCGGAAAAGGAAGCTGGAGAGGATCTCCCGGCTGGAGGATAGGGTCAAAAACCTGAAGAGCCAAAACACGGAGTTGGTTTCCTCTGCCAACGTCCTCCGGGATGAGCTGGCTCTGCTCAAGCAAAAGGTGATGGACCACGTTAACAGCGGCTGCCAGCTCATTTTGACGCAGCAGCTCCAAGCTTTCTAG